The Malus sylvestris chromosome 8, drMalSylv7.2, whole genome shotgun sequence genomic interval ACTGATGATGTAGAGAGCATGGCATTGGCAAATGGCCACCTACAAATACAATACAATTGCAGATGAATGAGAATGAATAAATAGCAGGACAATGAGAGTACAACAGCTACCGTCCCACAGCTAACGTCCGTCGAGCCCCAAGTAGAAGGACGATGTTGCCGCACGTCAAGTGGATTGGGATCCGTTCTAATGTCGTACTAATGAATAATAAGAGAGGTTGTTTAGGTGGGTATCAGTCTTTGTCGCCTGTAACCAGGCAAAGCAGATTGTATTGCATTGTATTGTGTtgtatatttgtatttgatttggATTGCCTGGCGCTCTGGCCTTTAGTTTAGTGTTAAGCCTACCTGTCTCCTCTTGCAATGAATTATGCAtttttatgtattattattGTTTGATAAAAGTGACCACCCAACACTCCATGTGCATCATCCTCCCTACCCTTCACCCACTACCCCTCTATCCTTGTTGTTCTGACAGTGACTCCTTTTTTCATAACAAAGGAATCAATCCATCTGCTATATATTCTTGtatttttctatttctttttctgattttttaggGGAGAGATAGAGACGTGCAGGTGCAGGTGCAGTTCAATCATGTCATGGTGGAGGTCTCGGTTGGTTCCTCTcctctggcatttgcatgtgcCCCTAACCAAAAGGCCCACTTGCCAACTTTCTTCCACTGCATTTCATTCCAttccatgtttctcctttaagTTAAGCTGTTTAAGCTTGAATTAATGTGAGAAAAAAAGCCCCCGTCCACAACCACCAAAGACACGAGATCGATGACCACTACTAGTCCAGCAccttgcagcagcagcagcaccaccaccagcaGCCGTTCCTGGTGTGGCGACTACATTATTACTTACTGTTTTATAATATCCCATGACTAGCTAGTTCCTACTCACTCACATGATACCTATCTCACTCGATCCATTTCCATTTTTGTAATTGATAGGTCCATAAGTGAGGACTCGCTTAAAAGGTATGTGCAGTTTGCAAGCGAAAGCTGCATTCAAGAATTACTGTCTGCTTCCGACTCCAACAGACCCAACGACGGCTGGAAACCCCTCCTTACTCTTGGCAACGGAGTTGAGATCTCCAAACGCAGGTCTGGATCCTTTCACACCTTCCGCAGCCGCTGCCTCCTCACTTCTCTGTCACCCCAGCAATTCATTACCGTTGCAAACGCCATTGATGCTGCCAAGCAATGGGATCCTCATCTTGTAGAAGCAAGGTACATAAAAGATCTTGGAGATAACCTCAGCATCATCCGTCTCAGGTTTGGAGATCATTCAAAGCCCCTCTTTCGAAACAGAGAATTCGTAGTCTACGAGCGACGTGAAACCATGGAAGATGGCACACTGGTGGTAGCAGTTGCTTCACTTCCAAAGGAGATAGCTGCCGGATTGGAACCAAAGCAAAATAACGCCATCAGGGGCCTGCTGCTGCAATCAGGATGGGTTGTTGATAAGCTTCAAGGTCACTCCTGCATGGTTACCTATGTTGTTCAGGTTGCCTCCGTATTTTCCTTTTGAATTTGCGGTTTGCAGAGTATGAATGAATGTTGTGAAAACCTTGATCAATTGTTAGTCATATAACTGTAACAGGTTTTCTTGTCATTGTTGAATGAAAATGCAGTTAGATCCTGCCGGATGGATGCCGAGGTGCTTTGTCAATCGACATAACAACAGACTCGTTATGATCATTGAAAATCTAAAGAAACTGGCACAAGCCTCTCCTCCTACTGATGCCCAAACATCCTGAGATCACTACTACCTACATTGTACAAACTACAAAGTGGAGGAGAAACTTAATCTCCCCTAGTTATCCTTTATTTTTTGGCATACCCTAATTATCCTAGTTAATAATTATGACGATGCCAATTCTCTgatccattctctctctctctctctctctctctctctctctctctctcaattaaAGTTTCATTTGAAGGGGgaaaaggaaagagagaaaacaGTCGacctctcttctttttctctcttgtttCTTTACTCTTAAGAGAGGATTAATGTTTAGGCGTCCAAGGTTTCTCTGCTTGTATCACACTGATGCCTTGCATACTCTCTCTACTCCTACCCAACCCATCTTCTCTCTTCTTGCCGGAAGTGATAGTTGCAGCACCGCAACCCCTCCCCATCCACCAGATTTCTTATGTACCGATCTATACCGGACTTTTAATCCTGGCCGTTCAAAGAAATCCAGTGATCACCGTCTTTCGTGTTTTGGTAACTTAGTCTTCCATCACCACTTCGACCCTCTCCAATGTGCCATGGCTTCCGTCTGCCCACCTCATTCACTCATTCCCTTCTCCCCCGTCATCAACGTTCCTACACTCTAGAGCTTCAGTTACGCGTGTTCCACATTGCTTTCATTAACTAATAATTTGAATTTTAGCTTAGCTTAACTTTTATGAAGATTGATCTAACGTGCTGCCTGCCTACTTTCTGAAGGTATTTCCATCACTCATTTTTCTCCTCTATTAAACTTGAGATAATTTTCATCTTGTTAGAGATTAGAGAACACCACTCAATCGTTGTCCAGAGCTCTATCACTACACAATACTGAACAACGGCATTGGCAACAGTATCCCCCCCATGGCACACTACGACACAAACTGAAATATAATTCAAGTACCAATGAGTTCTCACCACACTCCAGAACACCCTGAGTGAAGGGACAAATTGGAAAAACTCCATTTCATCCTGGGTTGGATTCGTGTAGTTGGGAATTCTTCTCTTGTTAAGAATACACACACAAAATCATATAGccaacatgtgtgtgtgtgtgtgtaataaaCCGATTGCTAGACAACTGATAAGTCATTGTATCGACAATACAGGAAGCTGTATCCTCCAAGTACACAGGATGTGTACTTCAAATGACTATTTTGACAGACATTCCAAACCATTACATACATCACTCAACAATTCAACCACAACATTCTacagattcatcattattccatCATGGGATAACCCTTATTTGGACAGACCAACACCTGAGGGCTTTACAACATTTCAAATGCTTCAACTCATACCATAATTGTCGACCCTTGATTTTGCACTTTGGGATGGATACGCTTCATCTGAATTAAAAAAGGGAGTTTCAGAAGAATGGAACTGACGAATTCAAATAGGGTCCCTGAAGCACCAATCAACACAAAAGCAACAATAGGCATTTCTTTCGTATGGTACCTCACATATTTGTCAAATGCCAGATTCAACCAGAACATTAGATTATGCTTTTACTTTAACCAAGAGAGTAACTTATGAAACGTTAATTCATACCTCTTCAACCCAATTGTTTAACTATGAAGGAGCATCCGGCTGCTTTTCTGGTAAAGCATCTAGGAATGCTGGTATCTTATTGTATGCCTCATGCAACCTGGCCAAAAGGGGAAACTGAGTCTGCACAAACATTGAGTGAAAAGAGATTAATCAGAAGACACAGATGGAGAAAGCCACTTGAAAGTTAGACCATAAATtcttaaaaaactgaaaacccttAGCTCTAACAAGCTCAGTAAGAGATGAACAGAGGTTCACTACACACTGAACACATTGAATAGACTTCAAATGTCAACCTAGGCCTTGAACTAGTACAATTGAGTTCTTCGCACCACCCCACCTCCAAAATAACTAGGAAATGATACAAAGTCCCATATCAGGAAGAGATGTGGTTATTCTAAGTTTACATTTCGAGGGAAAAGAAAGTTTTATTATGAAGGAAAGAGATTTTGGTGCACTGTCTGCATATATCTTTTCTTAACCAAGTCCCTGTAAGTACCTTATTTATGGTAAACCTACCATGATATAAACCCCTAATTAATGACCAATATAATTTCCACATCAATGTGAAAAGCTACCATTCATATCACAAGAACAGATGTGCAGATCAAAAACGAGCAGTGACTGATTCTTATGATAAAAAATATAGCTAGAATAAAAGAGACAGGTTGCTCCTGAAAGTTGAATCAGATAGGAACTTGATTTCTGACCTAAAAAGGACAACAACTTGATCATGTGATGGAAGCATTACAACACCACAAAATTGGATTAGTTTCCATCATCACgcgaaaggaaaaaaaaaaggtcgtacccagtgcacaaggctcccgctttacgcagggtctgggagaggtgaatgtcggctagccttacccccatttatggagaggctgctcccaggtctcgaaaaaaaataaaaaattgttatgATACAAATCAGATAAATTTAACATTACACAATCAAGTGAATAAATGTTCATTTGCTAAAGTTGTAACTTGCACAAGAATCGAATGATAAGTACCATGTCTAGCTGGAACCTTGTAATGGCTGCATAAAGCTGTGGTGCCAGAAACAAATCTGCCTGCAAATATTTGTCAAAATGTCAGAGATAAAGAAATTTCACACTAACACCTATTCTGTGGAACATTATGAAGTGACAATGCCGTGCAAACATGCTACTCAAATTTTAGGGTTCATGTAAGGACTTTATGAAAATCTAAATCACAAAACTTCCACAGATTTTccaaaaatcttgattgaataccACAAGACTTGTATGGAATCTCTAAAAATTCTAgaaattataattgaataccACAAAACTACTGACTCTTCAA includes:
- the LOC126631789 gene encoding uncharacterized protein LOC126631789 isoform X2, producing MTTTSPAPCSSSSTTTSSRSWSISEDSLKRYVQFASESCIQELLSASDSNRPNDGWKPLLTLGNGVEISKRRSGSFHTFRSRCLLTSLSPQQFITVANAIDAAKQWDPHLVEARYIKDLGDNLSIIRLRFGDHSKPLFRNREFVVYERRETMEDGTLVVAVASLPKEIAAGLEPKQNNAIRGLLLQSGWVVDKLQGHSCMVTYVVQVFLSLLNENAVRSCRMDAEVLCQST
- the LOC126631789 gene encoding uncharacterized protein LOC126631789 isoform X1 — protein: MTTTSPAPCSSSSTTTSSRSWSISEDSLKRYVQFASESCIQELLSASDSNRPNDGWKPLLTLGNGVEISKRRSGSFHTFRSRCLLTSLSPQQFITVANAIDAAKQWDPHLVEARYIKDLGDNLSIIRLRFGDHSKPLFRNREFVVYERRETMEDGTLVVAVASLPKEIAAGLEPKQNNAIRGLLLQSGWVVDKLQGHSCMVTYVVQLDPAGWMPRCFVNRHNNRLVMIIENLKKLAQASPPTDAQTS